One Bartonella sp. TP genomic window carries:
- a CDS encoding tetrahydrofolate dehydrogenase/cyclohydrolase catalytic domain-containing protein: protein MAELIDGKKQAQKIIDNIANYKKILFQETQCIPSLAVILIGNDKASNSYINAKKKRAEECGFIVTIHRFENNITQQKLISFIQNLNNNPKINAILVQLPLPSALDTQQICQAISPLKDVDGFNYVNTGHLWYNGLKNYAHNSALLPCTPIGIMQLIQAIHGQDLSQMNAVIIGRSNIVGKPIAALLLTANATITIAHSKTKNLEQLCRNADILVAAAGRPKLIGKNHIKPGATIIDVGINKSKNNKLVGDVDFEAVLNLAKFITPVPGGVGPMTIAMLMYNTLKASCLQNNYTIFDLNSAN from the coding sequence ATGGCAGAGCTCATTGACGGAAAAAAACAAGCGCAAAAAATAATTGATAATATTGCTAACTATAAAAAAATCTTATTCCAGGAAACTCAGTGCATCCCCAGCTTAGCGGTTATATTAATAGGAAATGACAAAGCAAGCAACAGCTATATAAATGCTAAAAAGAAAAGAGCCGAAGAATGCGGCTTTATAGTAACCATACATAGATTTGAAAATAATATAACCCAGCAAAAACTAATAAGCTTTATTCAAAACTTAAATAATAACCCCAAAATCAATGCAATATTAGTGCAACTTCCGCTACCATCCGCGCTAGACACACAGCAAATATGCCAAGCAATATCGCCACTTAAAGATGTAGACGGCTTCAATTATGTTAATACGGGACATTTATGGTATAATGGCCTTAAAAACTATGCCCATAATTCAGCGCTTTTGCCATGTACACCTATTGGTATTATGCAGTTGATACAAGCAATTCATGGACAAGATCTAAGCCAAATGAATGCTGTTATCATAGGCCGTTCAAATATCGTTGGCAAACCAATAGCGGCCTTACTGCTAACAGCTAACGCTACTATTACCATCGCACATAGTAAAACAAAAAACCTAGAACAGCTATGCCGTAACGCAGATATTTTAGTTGCCGCGGCGGGCCGCCCAAAACTCATAGGCAAGAATCATATAAAACCAGGCGCTACTATAATCGATGTTGGTATAAATAAAAGTAAAAATAACAAATTAGTAGGCGATGTTGATTTTGAGGCCGTTTTAAATCTAGCTAAATTTATTACCCCAGTGCCAGGTGGCGTAGGCCCAATGACCATAGCAATGCTAATGTATAACACTTTAAAAGCAAGCTGCCTACAAAATAACTATACAATTTTTGACTTAAACAGTGCAAACTAG